In Lotus japonicus ecotype B-129 chromosome 5, LjGifu_v1.2, one genomic interval encodes:
- the LOC130720152 gene encoding uncharacterized protein LOC130720152 isoform X2: MASSFDRWEKDPFFNAAEEVQESADRMDSAYRTWLHATKDTSSMWNSDELRRDLQTTLGTAKWQLEEFERAARLNYSRTSGEARTRHQDFITAIEDKITKVEHLLHESSTTGSKASMPWIHLDEGEQDELASFLSGMPAAESNDPTWSKSRDGENPQLSDNDLVINCSKNVHISSGLGEAKEETPRGHRRAASASADIGFWKISVADDAQQSSSSSGSSGPMHKVPSLSGFVSAMESKMKWPRNGYRKLKVVDHHKETKSTLLPTAETNKGNMACYGRSKSSLKSCDECYDKNLYGWYGAIRRQLQRSQYQMQYSQPVRITVSIVVLLCLIGMSLF, from the exons ATGGCGTCGAGTTTCGACCGGTGGGAGAAAGATCCTTTTTTTAACGCTGCTGAAGAAGTTCAGGAATCTGCAGACAG GATGGATTCTGCATATAGGACTTGGCTACATGCAACAAAAGATACTTCGAGTATGTGGAACTCCGATGAACTCCGCAGAGATCTACAAACTACCCTTGGCACTGCTAAGTGGCAG TTAGAGGAATTTGAACGAGCAGCGAGGTTAAATTATAGCCGGACCTCAGGTGAAGCAAGAACTAGGCACCAAGATTTTATCACTGCCATTGAAGATAAGATAACAAAAGTTGAGCATTTGTTACACGAATCATCCACTACGGGAAGTAAAGCGTCCATGCCTTGGATACATTTGGATGAAGGTGAACAAGATGAGCTTGCTTCGTTTCTTTCAGGAATGCCAGCAGCTGAAAGCAATGATCCAACTTGGTCTAAGAGTAGGGACGGTGAAAATCCACAATTAAGTGATAATGATTTAGTCATTAATTGTTCAAAGAATGTTCATATTTCGTCTGGGTTGGGTGAAGCAAAGGAGGAGACACCACGCGGGCATCGTAGGGCAGCGAGTGCTAGTGCAGATAttggtttttggaaaatttcagtTGCCGATGATGCACAGCAATCAAGTTCCTCCAGTGGTTCTTCTGGTCCAATGCATAAGGTACCCAGTTTATCAGGATTTGTTAGTGCCATGGAATCCAAGATGAAGTGGCCTAGGAATGGTTATAGAAAGCTGAAAGTAGTGGATCATCATAAAGAAACTAAGAGTACGCTACTTCCTACAGCTGAAACAAATAAG GGCAACATGGCATGCTACGGAAGAAGTAAAAGTAGCCTTAAGAGTTGCGATGAATGCTATGACAAGAACCTCTATGGATGGTATGGGGCTATTCGGAGACAGCTTCAAAGATCTCAATACCAAATGCAATACAGCCAGCCTGTTCGAATAACCGTTTCGATTGTTGTTCTACTTTGTTTGATCGGTATGTCCTTG TTTTGA
- the LOC130717442 gene encoding acyl-CoA-binding domain-containing protein 3-like isoform X2 — protein sequence MELVSASDLFVTASIAILLSLLVAKLVSLATTTDTQTATIHHYHEEEPAGPVLQEDRLTVQTESKVGFINPVQVATNVEKTGHELVEEDTDLTVESGSDSAVGLTAEVVEEEAAERVGEIVEEEASAETAVPVVEGGEGSGEDWEWEGVERSELEELFMAATGFVARNGCGGGGGGGDDGGSDVQMELYGLHKVATEGPCRESQPMPLMLSARAKWNAWQKLGNMSPEVAMERYISLLSDKFPGWMKDSSAGTGEHEPMESESSESAAPSTSLPHQQMMVTDRELELESGAQDHSPLTESDLENKVKK from the exons ATGGAACTCGTGAGCGCGAGTGATCTTTTCGTCACTGCGTCCATCGCAATCCTTCTCTCACTCCTCGTCGCGAAACTTGTCTCGTTAGCCACCACCACCGACACTCAAACCGCCACGATCCATCATTATCATGAAGaagaaccggccggtccggttcTTCAGGAGGATCGGCTTACGGTTCAGACCGAGAGCAAGGTTGGTTTTATTAATCCGGTTCAAGTTGCAACCAATGTGGAAAAAACCGGACACGAATTGGTCGAAGAGGACACGGACCTCACGGTCGAGTCCGGTTCGGATTCTGCCGTCGGGTTAACGGCGGAGGTGGTGGAAGAGGAAGCTGCGGAGCGCGTGGGGGAGATTGTTGAAGAGGAAGCTTCGGCGGAGACGGCGGTTCCGGTTGTGGAGGGAGGTGAGGGGAGCGGTGAGGATTGGGAATGGGAAGGGGTTGAGAGGAGTGAGTTGGAAGAGTTGTTTATGGCGGCTACTGGATTTGTTGCTAGGAATggatgtggtggtggtggtggtggcggcgatgatGGTGGAAGTGATGTGCAGATGGAGTTGTATGGGCTTCACAAGGTTGCGACGGAAGGACCTTGCCGTGAGTCTCAGCCAATGCCTCTCATGCTCTCTGCACGTGCCAAGTG GAATGCTTGGCAAAAGCTGGGGAACATGAGTCCAGAGGTTGCTATGGAGCGGTATATCAGCCTTCTTTCAGATAAATTTCCTGGATGGATGAAAGATAGTTCTGCT GGAACAGGTGAACATGAACCGATGGAGTCAGAAAGTTCTGAGTCGGCTGCTCCAAGCACATCTTTGCCTCATCAGCAAATGATGGTAACTGATAG AGAACTCGAACTAGAGTCTGGTGCTCAGGACCATAGCCCTCTTACCGAGTCAGATTTGGAGAACAAG GTTAAGAAATGA
- the LOC130717442 gene encoding acyl-CoA-binding domain-containing protein 3-like isoform X1 translates to MELVSASDLFVTASIAILLSLLVAKLVSLATTTDTQTATIHHYHEEEPAGPVLQEDRLTVQTESKVGFINPVQVATNVEKTGHELVEEDTDLTVESGSDSAVGLTAEVVEEEAAERVGEIVEEEASAETAVPVVEGGEGSGEDWEWEGVERSELEELFMAATGFVARNGCGGGGGGGDDGGSDVQMELYGLHKVATEGPCRESQPMPLMLSARAKWNAWQKLGNMSPEVAMERYISLLSDKFPGWMKDSSAGTGEHEPMESESSESAAPSTSLPHQQMMVTDRELELESGAQDHSPLTESDLENKHGNFQVKK, encoded by the exons ATGGAACTCGTGAGCGCGAGTGATCTTTTCGTCACTGCGTCCATCGCAATCCTTCTCTCACTCCTCGTCGCGAAACTTGTCTCGTTAGCCACCACCACCGACACTCAAACCGCCACGATCCATCATTATCATGAAGaagaaccggccggtccggttcTTCAGGAGGATCGGCTTACGGTTCAGACCGAGAGCAAGGTTGGTTTTATTAATCCGGTTCAAGTTGCAACCAATGTGGAAAAAACCGGACACGAATTGGTCGAAGAGGACACGGACCTCACGGTCGAGTCCGGTTCGGATTCTGCCGTCGGGTTAACGGCGGAGGTGGTGGAAGAGGAAGCTGCGGAGCGCGTGGGGGAGATTGTTGAAGAGGAAGCTTCGGCGGAGACGGCGGTTCCGGTTGTGGAGGGAGGTGAGGGGAGCGGTGAGGATTGGGAATGGGAAGGGGTTGAGAGGAGTGAGTTGGAAGAGTTGTTTATGGCGGCTACTGGATTTGTTGCTAGGAATggatgtggtggtggtggtggtggcggcgatgatGGTGGAAGTGATGTGCAGATGGAGTTGTATGGGCTTCACAAGGTTGCGACGGAAGGACCTTGCCGTGAGTCTCAGCCAATGCCTCTCATGCTCTCTGCACGTGCCAAGTG GAATGCTTGGCAAAAGCTGGGGAACATGAGTCCAGAGGTTGCTATGGAGCGGTATATCAGCCTTCTTTCAGATAAATTTCCTGGATGGATGAAAGATAGTTCTGCT GGAACAGGTGAACATGAACCGATGGAGTCAGAAAGTTCTGAGTCGGCTGCTCCAAGCACATCTTTGCCTCATCAGCAAATGATGGTAACTGATAG AGAACTCGAACTAGAGTCTGGTGCTCAGGACCATAGCCCTCTTACCGAGTCAGATTTGGAGAACAAG CATGGAAATTTTCAGGTTAAGAAATGA
- the LOC130720152 gene encoding uncharacterized protein LOC130720152 isoform X1 produces the protein MASSFDRWEKDPFFNAAEEVQESADRMDSAYRTWLHATKDTSSMWNSDELRRDLQTTLGTAKWQLEEFERAARLNYSRTSGEARTRHQDFITAIEDKITKVEHLLHESSTTGSKASMPWIHLDEGEQDELASFLSGMPAAESNDPTWSKSRDGENPQLSDNDLVINCSKNVHISSGLGEAKEETPRGHRRAASASADIGFWKISVADDAQQSSSSSGSSGPMHKVPSLSGFVSAMESKMKWPRNGYRKLKVVDHHKETKSTLLPTAETNKGNMACYGRSKSSLKSCDECYDKNLYGWYGAIRRQLQRSQYQMQYSQPVRITVSIVVLLCLIVLIAFRTM, from the exons ATGGCGTCGAGTTTCGACCGGTGGGAGAAAGATCCTTTTTTTAACGCTGCTGAAGAAGTTCAGGAATCTGCAGACAG GATGGATTCTGCATATAGGACTTGGCTACATGCAACAAAAGATACTTCGAGTATGTGGAACTCCGATGAACTCCGCAGAGATCTACAAACTACCCTTGGCACTGCTAAGTGGCAG TTAGAGGAATTTGAACGAGCAGCGAGGTTAAATTATAGCCGGACCTCAGGTGAAGCAAGAACTAGGCACCAAGATTTTATCACTGCCATTGAAGATAAGATAACAAAAGTTGAGCATTTGTTACACGAATCATCCACTACGGGAAGTAAAGCGTCCATGCCTTGGATACATTTGGATGAAGGTGAACAAGATGAGCTTGCTTCGTTTCTTTCAGGAATGCCAGCAGCTGAAAGCAATGATCCAACTTGGTCTAAGAGTAGGGACGGTGAAAATCCACAATTAAGTGATAATGATTTAGTCATTAATTGTTCAAAGAATGTTCATATTTCGTCTGGGTTGGGTGAAGCAAAGGAGGAGACACCACGCGGGCATCGTAGGGCAGCGAGTGCTAGTGCAGATAttggtttttggaaaatttcagtTGCCGATGATGCACAGCAATCAAGTTCCTCCAGTGGTTCTTCTGGTCCAATGCATAAGGTACCCAGTTTATCAGGATTTGTTAGTGCCATGGAATCCAAGATGAAGTGGCCTAGGAATGGTTATAGAAAGCTGAAAGTAGTGGATCATCATAAAGAAACTAAGAGTACGCTACTTCCTACAGCTGAAACAAATAAG GGCAACATGGCATGCTACGGAAGAAGTAAAAGTAGCCTTAAGAGTTGCGATGAATGCTATGACAAGAACCTCTATGGATGGTATGGGGCTATTCGGAGACAGCTTCAAAGATCTCAATACCAAATGCAATACAGCCAGCCTGTTCGAATAACCGTTTCGATTGTTGTTCTACTTTGTTTGATCG TTTTGATTGCATTTCGCACAATGTAG
- the LOC130717868 gene encoding uncharacterized protein LOC130717868: MERKQGFFSALKEEVVRGLSPARSRAKSPARSASPMSGLLRRRRKHHAPPPEIFVTRSGSLRPAEALSPLKEGPDGTDGQCSSRGEGRWGQWMKGPLARAPSVSSSSSSSSGSSSAAACKKSDLRLLLGVLGAPLAPVHVCTTDPFPHLSIKDIPIETSSAQYILQQYIAASGGQKLQNSINNAYAMGKVRMIASEFETANKVTRNKNSSKAAESGGFVLWQMNPDMWYVELALGGSKVHAGCNGELVWRHTPWLGAHAAKGPVRPLRRALQGLDPRTTASMFINARCIGEKKINEEDCFILKLCADPSTLKARSEGPAEIIRHVLFGYFSQKTGLLVHLEDSHLTRIQNNGGDAVYWETTINSFLDDYRPVEGIMIAHSGRSVVTLFRFGETAMSHTKTRMEEAWTIEEVAFNVPGLSVDCFIPPSELKFASMSEACELPQGQRVKTSVVAGAAYHAKVAQLQKSHESNINNVNWKVQFRV, translated from the exons ATGGAGAGAAAGCAAGGGTTCTTCTCGGCGCTCAAGGAGGAGGTGGTTCGCGGTCTCTCGCCGGCGAGGTCACGGGCCAAGAGTCCGGCGAGGAGCGCTTCTCCGATGTCGGGGTTACTCCGGCGACGGAGGAAGCACCACGCTCCGCCTCCGGAGATTTTCGTTACGAGATCGGGGAGTCTCAGGCCGGCGGAGGCGTTGTCGCCGTTGAAGGAGGGTCCCGACGGAACTGACGGCCAGTGCTCCAGCAGAGGGGAAGGACGGTGGGGGCAGTGGATGAAGGGACCACTGGCTAGAGCGCcgtctgtttcttcttcttcgtcgTCGTCTTCGGGTTCTTCTTCTGCTGCCGCATGCAaaaagtccgatctgagattgTTGCTTGGTGTGTTGGGTGCTCCACTTGCTCCTGTTCATGTCTGCACCACTGACCCTTTTCCTCATCTCAGCATCAAAGACATACCCATT GAAACTTCTTCTGCTCAGTACATACTGCAACAGTACATTGCTGCTTCTGGAGGGCAAAAGCTTCAAAATTCCATCAACAATGCTTATGCCATGGGGAAGGTGAGGATGATAGCCTCTGAGTTTGAGACTGCGAACAAGGTCACTCGCAACAAGAACTCCTCCAAAGCTGCAGAGTCCGGTGGGTTTGTCCTGTGGCAGATGAACCCAGACATGTGGTATGTGGAGCTTGCTCTTGGTGGCAGCAAGGTTCATGCGGGTTGCAATGGGGAGCTTGTGTGGAGGCACACGCCATGGCTCGGTGCACATGCAGCAAAAGGGCCAGTGAGGCCTTTGAGACGTGCCCTTCAA GGTCTTGACCCAAGAACAACTGCGAGCATGTTTATCAATGCAAGGTGCATTGGTGAGAAGAAGATAAATGAAGAGGACTGTTTCATCCTCAAGCTTTGTGCGGATCCCTCAACATTGAAAGCAAGGAGTGAAGGCCCAGCAGAGATTATAAGGCATGTCTTGTTTGGGTACTTCAGTCAAAAAACAGGACTTCTTGTTCACTTGGAAGACTCACACTTGACCCGAATTCAGAACAATGGAGGCGATGCGGTGTATTGGGAGACCACCATAAACTCATTTCTTGATGACTACAGGCCTGTTGAAGGGATCATGATTGCTCACTCAGGTCGATCCGTGGTGACACTGTTCAGGTTTGGGGAAACAGCAATGAGCCACACAAAAACCAGGATGGAAGAAGCATGGACAATTGAGGAGGTCGCCTTCAATGTCCCTGGCCTTTCTGTGGACTGTTTTATTCCTCCATCTGAGCTAAAGTTTGCTTCCATGAGCGAAGCCTGCGAGCTTCCTCAAGGTCAGAGGGTGAAGACTTCTGTGGTAGCAGGTGCTGCATACCATGCCAAAGTTGCTCAACTACAAAAATCACATGAAAGCAATATAAATAACGTTAACTGGAAG GTTCAGTTTCGTGTGTAG
- the LOC130721008 gene encoding subtilisin-like protease SBT1.7, with protein sequence MKMPIFQLLQSALLLLLIFCSSYTIAEKKTAQQAKKTYIIHMDKSTMPATFNDHQHWFDSSLQSVSESAEILYTYKHVAHGFSTRLTVQEAETLAEQPGVLSVSPEVRYELHTTRTPEFLGLLKKTTTLSPGSDKQSQVVIGVLDTGVWPELKSLDDTGLSPVPSTWKGQCEAGNNMNSSSCNRKLIGARFFSKGYEATLGPIDVSTESRSARDDDGHGSHTLTTAAGSAVAGASLFGLASGTARGMATQARVAAYKVCWLGGCFSSDIAAGIDKAIEDGVNIISMSIGGSSADYFRDIIAIGAFTANSHGILVSTSAGNGGPSPSSLSNTAPWITTVGAGTIDRDFPAYITLGNNITHTGASLYRGKPLSDSPLPLVYAGNASNFSVGYLCLPDSLVPSKVLGKIVICERGGNARVEKGLVVKRAGGIGMILANNEEFGEELVADSHLLPAAALGERSSKALKDYVFSSRNPTAKLVFGGTHLQVKPSPVVAAFSSRGPNGLTPKILKPDLIAPGVNILAGWTGAIGPTGLPVDTRHVSFNIISGTSMSCPHVSGLAAILKGSHPEWSPAAIRSALMTTSYTAYKNGQTIQDVATGKPATPLDFGAGHVDPVASLDPGLVYDANVDDYLGFLCALNYTSLEIKLASRRDFKCDPKKKYRVEDFNYPSFAVPLETASGIGGGSHAPITVKYSRTLTNVGTPGTYKASVSSQSPSVKIAVEPQILRFQELYEKKSYTVTFTSNSMPSGTKSFAYLYWSDGKHRVASPIAITWT encoded by the exons ATGAAGATGCCAATTTTCCAGCTCCTTCAATCTGCTTTGCTTCTTCTGCTAATTTTCTGCAGCAGCTACACCATAGCAGAAAAGAAAACAGCACAGCAAGCAAAAAAAACATACATAATTCACATGGACAAGTCCACCATGCCAGCAACTTTCAACGATCACCAACACTGGTTTGACTCTTCACTCCAATCAGTATCAGAATCCGCAGAGATTCTCTACACTTACAAACACGTAGCTCACGGTTTCTCCACAAGGCTAACTGTCCAAGAAGCAGAAACACTTGCAGAACAACCAGGGGTTCTCTCTGTTTCCCCTGAAGTCAGGTACGAGCTCCACACAACCAGAACCCCAGAGTTCCTCGGGTTGCTAAAGAAAACCACAACTTTATCACCTGGCTCTGACAAGCAGAGTCAGGTGGTTATCGGGGTGCTCGACACCGGTGTGTGGCCCGAGCTGAAAAGCTTGGACGACACTGGTCTCAGCCCGGTGCCGAGCACTTGGAAAGGCCAGTGTGAAGCTGGAAACAACATGAACTCATCAAGCTGCAATAGGAAACTCATTGGAGCAAGGTTTTTCTCCAAAG GGTATGAAGCAACTCTTGGACCCATTGATGTAAGCACAGAATCAAGATCAGCGAGGGACGATGATGGACATGGAAGCCACACTTTAACAACAGCAGCAGGCTCTGCAGTCGCGGGAGCTAGCCTCTTTGGGCTAGCTTCCGGGACTGCGAGAGGAATGGCCACACAAGCGCGTGTTGCAGCTTATAAGGTGTGCTGGCTAGGTGGGTGCTTCTCCTCCGACATAGCTGCTGGAATCGACAAGGCCATTGAAGATGGTGTTAACATCATATCAATGTCTATTGGGGGAAGCTCAGCGGACTATTTCAGAGACATCATTGCAATTGGAGCTTTCACTGCCAATTCCCATGGGATTCTAGTGTCCACTTCTGCAGGAAACGGTGGACCAAGTCCTTCAAGCCTTTCCAACACAGCACCATGGATAACCACTGTGGGTGCTGGAACCATAGACCGTGATTTCCCTGCATACATCACACTTGGAAACAATATCACACACACCGGGGCTTCTCTTTACAGAGGAAAACCCTTGTCTGATTCTCCTCTGCCACTTGTCTATGCTGGTAATGCTAGCAACTTCTCTGTTGGGTATCTTTGCTTACCAGATTCTCTAGTTCCTTCAAAGGTTTTAGGCAAAATTGTGATATGTGAGAGAGGAGGGAATGCAAGGGTGGAAAAGGGTCTAGTGGTGAAGAGGGCTGGAGGGATTGGTATGATCTTAGCAAACAATGAAGAATTTGGGGAAGAGCTGGTTGCTGACTCTCACCTCCTCCCTGCAGCAGCTTTGGGCGAAAGATCCAGCAAAGCTTTGAAAGACTATGTTTTCTCCTCTCGCAATCCCACAGCAAAACTTGTGTTTGGAGGCACCCATTTGCAG GTTAAGCCTTCCCCAGTGGTTGCAGCTTTCAGCTCTAGAGGGCCAAATGGCCTAACACCAAAGATCCTCAAACCAGACCTCATAGCTCCTGGTGTCAACATCCTAGCTGGGTGGACTGGAGCAATTGGACCAACAGGTTTACCAGTTGACACAAGACATGTGAGCTTCAACATCATATCAGGAACCTCCATGTCATGCCCTCATGTGAGTGGCTTAGCTGCAATCCTCAAAGGATCTCACCCTGAATGGAGCCCTGCTGCTATAAGGTCTGCACTCATGACCACGTCTTACACAGCTTACAAAAATGGACAAACCATTCAAGATGTTGCAACTGGTAAACCTGCCACACCCTTGGATTTCGGAGCCGGACACGTGGACCCTGTTGCTTCCCTTGATCCTGGTTTGGTCTATGATGCAAATGTTGATGACTACCTTGGCTTCTTATGTGCCTTGAACTATACTTCACTAGAGATCAAGCTTGCTTCTAGGAGGGACTTTAAATGTGATCCAAAGAAGAAGTACAGGGTGGAGGATTTCAATTACCCTTCTTTTGCTGTTCCTTTGGAAACTGCTTCTGGTATAGGGGGTGGTTCTCATGCACCAATTACTGTGAAATACTCTAGGACTCTCACTAATGTGGGAACTCCAGGAACATATAAAGCTTCTGTGTCTTCTCAGTCACCATCGGTGAAGATTGCGGTTGAACCACAGATACTTAGGTTCCAGGAACTGTATGAGAAGAAGAGCTACACTGTGACATTCACAAGCAATTCAATGCCTTCTGGTACTAAGAGCTTTGCTTATCTGTATTGGTCTGATGGCAAGCATAGGGTTGCTAGCCCAATCGCGATCACATGGACATAG